catcaataatatatatggctgccaagcaccttgtgttcAGATGGCATTTAGTGAttctacaatgtaatagggtcagttgtattcaaaaaatatatatatggcttaGTCATGCAAAATAAACTGCAAATTACTTCCCCTTCCCAACTGCATACTCCCTCAGATCATGGCTAACTTACTTTTCAAGTTTCTGTTAATTCCAGTTATATTCGGTGTAACTACTGGAGTTGCAGCTCAAATGCAGCCTGCCACCAATATAGCCTCTGGTTCCATGCTTTACCCTGACCGGCATCCCACTTCATGGTCATCGCCTTCAGGCCTATTTGCGTTTGGTTTCTACCAGCAAGGGGATGGTTTTCGAGTTGGGATATGGCTGCAAGGCGCGATGCCTCAAAGAACTGTGGTTTGGGCTGCTGATAGGGATGCCCCTCCGGTCCCTTCAGACTCCTATCTGGAGTTTGCAACAGGCAAGCTAATTCTTTGGACCAAGGGGGGCAGGAAAGAGATTGTGGATCCCCCAGAGACTGCAGCAACTCCAACAGCCTCCATGCTTGATTCTGGTAACTTTGTCATCTATGACAAAACTGGTGTTGTCTGGCAAAGTTTTGATTTCCCCACAGACACCATATTAGTTGGTCAGCATCTGGTGTTAAACAATAGACTGGTCTCTAGTGTTTCGACATCTGATACCTCGAGTGGAAGGTTTTATCTCGGTATGCAAGGCGATGGAAACCTCGTTGCATATCCGCTCAATAGCCTATCCAGGCCTGAGGATTCTTACTGGGCAAATCCCATACAAACCAGGGGTGAGTTTGGTAAGGTAAATGAGGCATTTGTAAGCATTGATCCGAGTGGCCAACTGTTTATGAATGTTTCAAATGATATTCATTTTGAGGTAAAGAGTATAGCAAACAGTTCCAATGAAGACACAAGCAACCGGACAGTAATTTACCGGGCTAGTCTTGACCCTGATGGGATTCTCAGGCTGTATTCGCACAGATTTGGTGGGACTGATAATTCAACCGTGATTGAGTGGCCTGCAAGACAAAATCAATGCCAAGTCAAAGGCTTTTGTGGTGTTAATAGCTACTGCACAGCAATCAAAGGTGGTGAAGGTGACTGTTCCTGCTTTCCAGGCTTTCAGTATTTCAATCCAAAAGTGAAATACCAGGGGTGTTACAGAGGATTCATCTATGAAGAACTCTGTAGGAAAGAAGACCCTAATCTGTCCTACAATATTACTCTGATCAAGAACTTGACACTTGGGGGATATCCATTCTCTTACCTTTCAATGGTTGAAGGAGATTGTCAGAAATCTTGCCAGGAAGATTGTACATGTTGGGCAGCACAGTATGTAGATGGCACCTGCAGCAAATTTAAGCTTCCACTCATTTATTCAACACTAGATCAGAACAATAAGCCTGTCATGGCCATAATCAAGCAGCTCCACAATGATTCCCAGTTGGTTACCATTTCAGGGGAAACTGGGGACAAGGATGGAACCCGAAAAAGAATAATCTTGATTCTATCAGTGGTTCTTGGTTTCCTAGCATTCCTGTTTTCACTCATTGCAATCTTCAGTTTCGTTTTCTACAGAAATAGAGCCATTCAGTATCAAAAGCTGTCAGAAAAGGCAAATTTAGGCCTCAATGAAGAGTTCACTCTCCGATCATTTTCTTATAGTGAGCTTGATAGAGCCACTGATGGTTTCAAGGAAGAACTTAGACATAGTGATTTTGGGAAGGTGTACAAAGGAACAATATCTGATGGGGATAAAACAGTGGCTGTGAAAAGACTAGAAAAAAGTGGAGATGAAGGAGAAAATGAATTCAGAGCAGAAATAACAGCAATTGGGCAAACTTACCACCGGAATTTAGTTCAGTTGCTGGGGTTTTGCTTAGAGGGAAGCAGAAAGCTTCTGGTATATGAATTCATGAGCAATGGAACACTAGCAGATATCATCTTCAACACTACAATGAGGCCTTTCTGGAAGCAAAGAGTGAAACTTGCACGGGATATAGCTCGAGGAATTTGTTATCTGCATGAAGAATGTGAGACTTGCATAATTCACTGCAACATAAGGCCCCAAAATATTCTAGTGGATGATTCTTGGACAGCAAAGATCTCCGAATTTGGTTTAGCAAAGCTTTTAACACAACCTGAAACTGGAAACCCAACTGTGGTTAATTGGACAAACGGTTATTTGGCACCAGAATTACAGACCAATGCTTTGATTACAGAAAAGGTAGATGTTTACAGCTACGGCATTATGCTTTTGGAGATTATATGCTGCAGAAGTTACCTTGAGGTCAACGTCACAACTGCAGATGAAATGTTGCTTTCTACTTGGGTTTCCAAATGCTTTGTGGAGGACAATCTGCAACAGCTGGTTGGGGAGGAAGAAATAGATATGAAGTCCTTGGAAAGAATGGTGAAAGTTGGACTGTTATGCATTCAAGATAACCCCGCCCTACGCCATTCAATGAAGGGCGTTGTTTTGATGTTAGATGGGACAATGGACATCCCACTTTGTCTTCCTGCAAGTACTCCTTAGTTCCCATGGTTTGAGGATTTCTACATTGCAGCAAATGTATCAATGGTATCATAGTTGAATGTTGTACTGAAATATATCCTGTATCACTGTATGTAATAAACAATGCATATTTCTGTTATCAGTGTATAAAATCTAAACCACatacatttttcatataatGCAATATTAGGTGTTCCAATATTTCTTGGTTTCCATAGCTCTCATCAAGGCAAGATTGGCTCAACCATAGACAAGAATCTAAATAAAATCTTACGCCTTCAATGTCATAACTTCAAACTCATCTCCTCAAAAGCTAGTCTTTTGAGCATTTCTACTCAAACTCAAGGAGATACCATTAATGTCCTACTCAGTGACTTAAACAAAGATGTGTATGCATGATTGCTTTCCTATTTAATATTCCGTAGCATTTACGCCAGTTATATACCGGTTAGATGCAATGACTCTGGagaattaatcataataatgcTATAAAATAGGCAAATCAGAAAACAGATTGATTATCATTATGCATATGTTGTCATGTCATTAAAGTCATTGTTGTATAGCTAATATAAGCAAGAAAATTCCAGCCTGCAGAGTAAGTCAATAATTATGTCGTGTGTAGcattttcattttgtattaatgtcattttctccCTCACCTTCATTTTGTATTACTGTCATTTTCTGTTAGGGTCTTCCGATTcctgatataataataataattgactTGATTTCTCATCTCACCTTTCTTGATAGATTTTTCTTGAC
This portion of the Ipomoea triloba cultivar NCNSP0323 chromosome 5, ASM357664v1 genome encodes:
- the LOC116020501 gene encoding G-type lectin S-receptor-like serine/threonine-protein kinase LECRK1 — protein: MANLLFKFLLIPVIFGVTTGVAAQMQPATNIASGSMLYPDRHPTSWSSPSGLFAFGFYQQGDGFRVGIWLQGAMPQRTVVWAADRDAPPVPSDSYLEFATGKLILWTKGGRKEIVDPPETAATPTASMLDSGNFVIYDKTGVVWQSFDFPTDTILVGQHLVLNNRLVSSVSTSDTSSGRFYLGMQGDGNLVAYPLNSLSRPEDSYWANPIQTRGEFGKVNEAFVSIDPSGQLFMNVSNDIHFEVKSIANSSNEDTSNRTVIYRASLDPDGILRLYSHRFGGTDNSTVIEWPARQNQCQVKGFCGVNSYCTAIKGGEGDCSCFPGFQYFNPKVKYQGCYRGFIYEELCRKEDPNLSYNITLIKNLTLGGYPFSYLSMVEGDCQKSCQEDCTCWAAQYVDGTCSKFKLPLIYSTLDQNNKPVMAIIKQLHNDSQLVTISGETGDKDGTRKRIILILSVVLGFLAFLFSLIAIFSFVFYRNRAIQYQKLSEKANLGLNEEFTLRSFSYSELDRATDGFKEELRHSDFGKVYKGTISDGDKTVAVKRLEKSGDEGENEFRAEITAIGQTYHRNLVQLLGFCLEGSRKLLVYEFMSNGTLADIIFNTTMRPFWKQRVKLARDIARGICYLHEECETCIIHCNIRPQNILVDDSWTAKISEFGLAKLLTQPETGNPTVVNWTNGYLAPELQTNALITEKVDVYSYGIMLLEIICCRSYLEVNVTTADEMLLSTWVSKCFVEDNLQQLVGEEEIDMKSLERMVKVGLLCIQDNPALRHSMKGVVLMLDGTMDIPLCLPASTP